Proteins co-encoded in one Sulfuricystis thermophila genomic window:
- the argB gene encoding acetylglutamate kinase, with protein MTSESLPAAVKARILGEALPYIQRFFDKTIVIKYGGNAMTDPKLKDCFARDVVLLKLVGMNPVVVHGGGPQIEDLLKRVGKKGEFIQGMRVTDEETMDIVEMVLGGQVNKEIVNLINQHGGKAVGLTGQDGNFIRARKLLLPNKDKPEELIDIGSVGEITSIDPSIISFLDSGDFIPVIAPIGVGPNGETYNINADVVAGKIAEVLQAEKLVMMTNTPGVLDKAGNLLTGITPKEIDAMVADGTLSGGMLPKIGSALDAARSGVKSVHIIDGRVEHALLLEILTDEGVGTLIKSK; from the coding sequence ATGACTTCCGAATCGTTGCCGGCCGCCGTCAAGGCCAGGATCCTCGGCGAAGCCTTACCCTACATCCAACGTTTCTTCGACAAGACGATCGTCATCAAATATGGCGGCAATGCGATGACCGATCCGAAGCTCAAGGACTGCTTCGCGCGCGACGTCGTCTTGCTCAAGCTCGTCGGCATGAATCCGGTCGTGGTGCACGGCGGCGGCCCGCAGATCGAGGATCTGCTGAAACGCGTCGGCAAGAAGGGTGAATTCATCCAGGGCATGCGGGTGACCGACGAGGAAACGATGGACATCGTCGAGATGGTGCTCGGCGGCCAGGTCAACAAGGAAATCGTCAATCTGATCAACCAGCATGGCGGCAAGGCGGTGGGCTTGACCGGCCAGGATGGCAATTTCATCCGCGCCAGGAAATTGCTCCTGCCCAACAAGGACAAGCCGGAAGAGTTGATCGACATCGGCTCAGTCGGCGAGATCACCTCGATCGATCCCTCGATCATCAGCTTCCTCGATTCCGGCGACTTCATCCCCGTGATCGCGCCGATCGGCGTCGGCCCGAATGGTGAAACCTACAACATCAACGCCGACGTCGTCGCCGGCAAGATCGCCGAGGTGCTGCAGGCCGAGAAGCTCGTCATGATGACCAACACGCCGGGCGTGCTCGACAAGGCGGGCAATCTGCTCACCGGCATCACGCCGAAGGAAATCGATGCAATGGTCGCTGATGGCACGCTCTCCGGCGGCATGCTGCCGAAGATCGGCTCGGCGCTCGACGCCGCCAGAAGCGGTGTCAAAAGCGTGCATATCATCGATGGCCGCGTCGAACATGCGCTGCTCCTGGAGATCCTCACCGACGAAGGCGTCGGCACGCTGATCAAGTCGAAATGA
- a CDS encoding tetratricopeptide repeat protein codes for MSIINQMLRDLDARQASSIERAGLPAGLRTLPPEPRRRAQPWGLLLIGLIVGAATVGFFANPSAPPPVTHAEKAAPPQSAPVSAVPPAAPAGTPVITAPAPPPSAAAATSAEVTAPPPQAAPAPAAHPKPAAAEKSNKPVPAPIARPITPPSSAPFAEQARPASPATESVATKPTAPATGEARIDKQPKTAPTLELAEAEYRKGMQAASQGDHATALPALRRALEFEPQHAKARQALLAVLANLRQWEEVKRVAQEGLSLEPSRTPWATLLARLQYEHGDGDAALKTLESHAAHAANDADFQALFAFLLQKRQRQAEAVPHYQAALRQRPTEGRWWFGLGLALEAAGRGEEASVAFAKARETGNLPAEMRSSVEEKLRASSVSVGSPP; via the coding sequence ATGAGTATCATCAACCAGATGTTGCGCGATCTCGATGCCCGTCAGGCCAGCAGCATCGAGCGTGCCGGCCTGCCAGCCGGCCTGCGCACCCTGCCCCCGGAACCACGGCGCAGGGCCCAGCCGTGGGGTCTGCTCCTCATTGGTCTGATCGTCGGTGCGGCGACGGTCGGGTTCTTTGCCAACCCGTCTGCCCCGCCGCCCGTCACCCATGCCGAGAAGGCCGCGCCGCCCCAGTCCGCTCCAGTATCTGCCGTCCCTCCTGCGGCCCCAGCGGGAACGCCGGTCATCACGGCACCGGCCCCGCCGCCGTCGGCGGCAGCGGCAACCTCCGCCGAGGTGACGGCGCCGCCACCACAAGCCGCGCCTGCGCCGGCCGCACATCCAAAGCCTGCAGCGGCCGAGAAATCGAACAAACCCGTTCCCGCGCCTATAGCGAGGCCGATCACACCACCGTCATCCGCGCCGTTCGCCGAGCAGGCCCGGCCGGCGTCGCCAGCGACCGAGTCGGTTGCGACGAAGCCCACCGCGCCAGCCACGGGTGAAGCACGGATCGACAAGCAACCGAAAACTGCGCCGACGCTGGAACTCGCCGAGGCGGAGTACCGCAAGGGCATGCAGGCAGCCAGCCAGGGTGATCATGCCACGGCACTGCCTGCGCTGCGCCGTGCGCTGGAGTTCGAACCGCAGCACGCCAAGGCGCGTCAGGCATTGCTCGCGGTACTGGCCAATCTGCGCCAGTGGGAGGAAGTGAAACGGGTGGCGCAGGAAGGTTTGTCGCTCGAACCGTCACGCACACCTTGGGCAACGCTCCTGGCCCGGCTCCAATATGAGCATGGCGATGGCGATGCCGCACTGAAGACGCTGGAAAGCCATGCGGCGCATGCGGCGAACGATGCCGACTTCCAGGCTTTGTTTGCCTTCTTGTTGCAGAAACGGCAGCGTCAGGCCGAGGCCGTGCCGCACTATCAGGCTGCGCTGCGTCAACGTCCCACCGAGGGGCGCTGGTGGTTCGGCTTGGGGCTGGCGCTCGAAGCGGCTGGCCGTGGCGAAGAAGCCAGCGTGGCCTTCGCCAAGGCGCGCGAGACCGGCAACCTGCCCGCCGAAATGCGAAGCAGCGTCGAAGAGAAACTCAGGGCTTCCTCAGTATCCGTAGGGTCCCCTCCTTGA
- a CDS encoding methyltransferase domain-containing protein, giving the protein MMSTRESFAAAAASYDNAAVLAREVGQRMATRLACVRLAPWRMADVGCATGDGVRELMRRYPEALPLAVDYALPMLNAVRASAGWWDRLRGRAPRCVNADVRALPLAENSLDLVWSNLMLHWLPDLRPAFAELHRVLAEGGLLHFSLLGPDTLKELRECAGQLGLSWSGKTFVDMHDVGDLLMSSGFGDPVMEMEMLTLTYRSPRAFLADLRHLGVRDGLLGQLGWRDWRRLFAAWPRVEGALPARFEIVYGHAWKLAPRQLPDGRAVVHFHRHEAR; this is encoded by the coding sequence ATGATGAGTACGCGGGAAAGTTTCGCGGCTGCAGCCGCATCCTACGATAATGCCGCCGTGCTGGCGCGCGAGGTGGGGCAACGCATGGCCACGCGGCTTGCCTGCGTGCGGCTGGCACCTTGGCGTATGGCCGATGTCGGTTGCGCGACCGGCGATGGGGTGCGCGAGCTGATGCGCCGCTATCCCGAAGCGCTGCCGCTGGCGGTGGATTACGCGCTGCCGATGCTTAACGCCGTGCGCGCATCCGCGGGCTGGTGGGATCGATTGCGCGGCAGAGCCCCGCGCTGTGTGAATGCGGACGTGCGCGCCTTGCCGCTGGCTGAAAATAGCCTCGATCTGGTCTGGTCGAATTTGATGCTGCACTGGCTGCCGGATCTGCGCCCGGCGTTTGCAGAATTGCATCGCGTGCTGGCCGAGGGCGGACTGTTGCATTTTTCGCTGCTGGGCCCGGATACGCTCAAGGAACTGCGCGAATGCGCCGGCCAGCTCGGCCTCTCGTGGAGCGGCAAGACATTCGTCGACATGCACGATGTCGGCGACCTCTTGATGAGCAGCGGTTTCGGCGATCCGGTGATGGAAATGGAGATGCTGACGCTGACCTATCGCTCACCACGCGCATTTCTTGCCGACCTGCGCCATCTTGGCGTACGCGACGGGCTGCTCGGGCAGTTGGGCTGGCGCGACTGGCGTCGGCTTTTCGCTGCCTGGCCACGGGTAGAGGGTGCATTGCCGGCGCGGTTCGAGATCGTTTATGGCCATGCCTGGAAACTTGCGCCGCGCCAATTGCCGGACGGTCGCGCCGTAGTGCACTTCCATCGCCATGAAGCGCGCTAA
- the slmA gene encoding nucleoid occlusion factor SlmA: MTANGDRKLRILQTIAAMLENPAGEKITTAALAARLEVSEAALYRHFPSKARMFEGLIDFIENALFSVVGQIVAEEPNGLKQAELMLAASLRFAGMNRGLARLMIGDVLVHEHPRLQARINQLFDRLEASLKQALKIAMAQGALPAEHDCAAHADLLVCHLLGRLQRFVKSGFADDPLSHWAVQWPMLAA, translated from the coding sequence ATGACCGCCAACGGCGACCGCAAGCTACGCATCCTCCAAACCATCGCCGCGATGCTCGAGAATCCGGCCGGGGAAAAGATCACCACCGCCGCGCTGGCGGCTCGACTCGAGGTTTCCGAAGCCGCGCTCTACCGCCATTTCCCCAGCAAGGCGCGCATGTTCGAAGGGCTGATCGACTTCATCGAAAATGCGCTGTTTTCCGTGGTCGGCCAGATCGTCGCCGAAGAACCCAACGGCCTCAAACAAGCAGAGTTGATGCTCGCCGCGAGCCTGCGCTTCGCCGGCATGAATCGCGGCCTGGCCCGGCTGATGATCGGCGATGTGCTGGTCCATGAACACCCACGCCTGCAAGCCAGGATCAACCAGCTCTTCGATCGGCTCGAAGCCTCGCTGAAACAGGCGCTGAAGATCGCCATGGCACAAGGCGCCTTGCCGGCAGAGCACGATTGCGCCGCGCATGCCGATCTGCTCGTCTGCCATCTGCTCGGCCGCCTGCAGCGCTTCGTCAAGAGCGGATTTGCGGACGATCCGCTGAGCCACTGGGCCGTCCAGTGGCCCATGCTCGCGGCTTGA
- a CDS encoding c-type cytochrome produces the protein MSRFAPLLKTSLLSALTFLLLAGTAVHANESDKAAAYSGDPAKGKEIAATVCAACHNPDGNSATPANPKLAGQHAGYLFKQMKNFKTGPDGKPERVNAIMNGMIAPYDENQMKDLAAWFASQKQVGGEVKDRSVLELGQKLYRAGDASKGLPACAGCHGPAGKGIPVQYPRIAGQYQEYLEAQLKAFRSGERANDPNKMMRMIAIKMTDAEIRAVADYIAGLY, from the coding sequence ATGAGCCGCTTTGCGCCGCTGTTGAAAACGTCCCTGCTGTCCGCGCTGACGTTTTTGCTGCTTGCCGGCACCGCCGTCCATGCCAATGAGTCCGACAAAGCCGCCGCCTATTCGGGCGATCCCGCCAAAGGTAAGGAGATCGCCGCCACGGTTTGTGCCGCCTGCCACAATCCCGACGGCAACAGCGCGACACCGGCCAACCCGAAACTGGCCGGCCAGCATGCCGGCTATCTGTTCAAGCAGATGAAGAACTTCAAGACCGGCCCCGATGGCAAGCCCGAGCGCGTCAATGCCATCATGAACGGCATGATCGCTCCCTACGATGAAAACCAGATGAAGGATCTCGCCGCCTGGTTCGCGAGCCAAAAGCAAGTCGGGGGCGAAGTGAAGGATCGCAGCGTGCTCGAACTAGGCCAGAAGCTGTATCGTGCCGGTGATGCATCGAAAGGTCTGCCGGCCTGCGCGGGCTGCCATGGTCCGGCCGGGAAAGGCATTCCCGTCCAGTATCCGAGGATCGCCGGCCAATATCAGGAATACCTCGAAGCGCAGCTGAAGGCTTTCCGCAGCGGCGAGCGCGCCAACGACCCGAACAAGATGATGCGCATGATCGCCATCAAGATGACCGATGCCGAAATCCGCGCGGTTGCCGATTACATCGCCGGATTGTATTGA
- a CDS encoding ExeA family protein, translating into MSVYLSHFGLNQLPFGITPDTEFAYTSRSYREGINLLHFALASGEGFIKVVGEVGTGKTLLCRSLLNELDGDWQAAYIPNPQMDPRELLLEIADELRAGEGAKDIVRLVKRINQRLLELAAAGRKVVLCIDEAQTMPRVTLESLRLLSNLETEKRKLLHIVLFGQPELDEMLARHSARQLKQRIAFSCRLRHLDADEVKHYVEQRLATAGYRGEPLFTPRAVRALYHRSGGTPRLINILANKALLAAFGEGRLQVEPRHIKAAARDTEGARDKPWWVW; encoded by the coding sequence GTGAGCGTCTATCTTTCCCACTTCGGCCTGAACCAGCTGCCGTTCGGCATCACCCCCGATACCGAGTTCGCCTATACGAGCCGCAGCTACCGCGAAGGGATCAACCTGCTGCATTTCGCTCTGGCGAGCGGCGAGGGATTCATCAAGGTGGTTGGCGAGGTCGGTACTGGCAAGACCCTGTTGTGCCGCAGCCTGCTGAACGAACTGGATGGCGATTGGCAGGCAGCCTACATCCCCAATCCGCAGATGGACCCCCGCGAGCTGTTGCTCGAAATCGCCGACGAACTGCGGGCGGGCGAGGGGGCGAAGGACATCGTGCGCCTCGTCAAGCGCATCAATCAGCGTTTGCTCGAGCTCGCAGCCGCAGGGCGCAAGGTGGTGCTGTGCATCGACGAGGCGCAGACCATGCCGCGTGTGACCTTGGAGAGCCTGCGTCTGCTCTCCAATCTCGAAACCGAGAAACGCAAGCTGTTGCATATCGTTTTGTTCGGGCAGCCGGAGCTGGACGAGATGCTCGCCCGTCATTCGGCACGGCAGCTCAAGCAGCGCATTGCCTTTTCTTGCCGCCTACGGCATCTCGATGCCGACGAAGTGAAACACTATGTCGAACAGCGTCTCGCGACAGCGGGCTACCGAGGTGAGCCCCTGTTTACGCCCCGTGCCGTGCGGGCGCTCTATCATCGTTCCGGCGGCACGCCGCGGCTCATCAACATTCTTGCCAACAAGGCCCTCCTGGCGGCCTTTGGTGAAGGCCGGCTGCAGGTCGAGCCGCGCCACATCAAAGCCGCGGCGCGCGACACCGAGGGGGCACGCGACAAGCCCTGGTGGGTCTGGTAG
- a CDS encoding sensor histidine kinase, with product MKSYGIRTRILFTALGPAILAALLVAGTLIFGQIRQAEIEQHRRLAAFARQLSTLAEYSLFVGNTEALDKLVEAARREPDVLAAAFLDGKGRMLASTLPREQLPPEEQRFAGFDAPVWGTSPEHWHVLAIRPTQLAENDPYGMPAQPSDAPLLGQLLLKVSSRGLHAEIRSHALRAAGLSALILLLAVGLAVAFSRGLIRTLTEIGAVVAGVKRGEFSQRVEVRGDDELGRLAQGINEMAATVGQTQEQLAERILEATALLRHERDAAEQAARSRSRFFAAASHDLRQPAQALGLFVARLLKESPPAELEPKLRQLAHTVSNLQNLLGTLLDYSRLDGQVVQVQRQPLRTTQAILPVVESFVDAAVEKGLRLRSRIHEDWMLTDPALLHRILINLVSNAIRHTHRGGILVACRRVGNAVRIEVWDSGPGIPPEARESIFDELVQLDNPERDPEKGLGLGLAIVRKSATLLGHPVTLCSRVGHGSRFALTVPLTSAPSGSSSSEERQPAPQAVILLLGPMTPEREELARLLENWQFAVMRASDPDTARIDASHPPGCVILDLPGGAAGIERGLAWIERITTAIGRPLPALIVSSGPVPSLGEQSAGVPRLMLSRPFRPARLRALLDRLLADHEALS from the coding sequence ATGAAATCCTACGGCATCCGCACGCGCATCCTATTCACAGCACTCGGACCGGCGATTCTGGCGGCCTTACTGGTTGCCGGCACGTTGATCTTTGGCCAGATCCGTCAAGCGGAAATCGAACAGCACCGGCGTCTGGCAGCGTTTGCCCGGCAGCTCTCGACGCTGGCGGAATACAGTCTCTTCGTTGGCAATACCGAAGCGCTCGACAAGCTCGTCGAGGCGGCGCGCCGGGAGCCGGACGTCCTCGCCGCCGCTTTTCTCGATGGCAAAGGCAGGATGCTGGCGAGCACACTGCCTCGCGAACAGTTGCCCCCCGAGGAACAGCGCTTTGCCGGCTTCGATGCCCCCGTTTGGGGCACCTCACCCGAGCACTGGCATGTCCTGGCAATCCGACCAACCCAGCTGGCCGAAAACGATCCCTACGGCATGCCGGCGCAGCCAAGCGATGCGCCTCTGCTCGGTCAATTGCTGCTCAAAGTTTCGAGCCGGGGGCTGCATGCAGAAATCCGCAGCCATGCGCTCCGCGCTGCAGGGCTCTCCGCACTGATCCTGCTATTGGCGGTCGGTCTGGCGGTCGCTTTTTCCCGCGGCTTGATCCGCACCTTGACGGAGATCGGCGCGGTCGTCGCCGGCGTCAAGCGTGGCGAGTTCTCGCAACGTGTCGAGGTGCGAGGAGATGACGAACTCGGCCGGCTGGCGCAAGGCATCAACGAAATGGCGGCGACGGTGGGGCAAACCCAGGAACAACTCGCCGAGCGCATTCTCGAAGCGACCGCACTGCTGCGCCATGAGCGCGATGCGGCCGAGCAGGCGGCGCGCTCGCGCAGCCGCTTCTTCGCCGCGGCCAGCCATGATCTGCGCCAGCCGGCCCAGGCACTTGGTCTGTTCGTCGCACGACTCCTGAAGGAAAGCCCGCCGGCCGAGCTCGAACCGAAGTTGCGCCAGCTCGCCCACACCGTCAGCAACCTGCAGAATCTGCTCGGCACCTTGCTCGATTATTCGCGTCTCGATGGTCAGGTCGTCCAGGTACAGCGCCAGCCGTTGCGTACGACGCAGGCCATCCTCCCTGTCGTGGAAAGCTTCGTCGATGCGGCGGTGGAAAAAGGACTGAGATTGCGCAGTCGCATTCACGAGGACTGGATGCTCACCGACCCCGCCCTGTTGCACCGTATTCTCATCAACCTGGTGAGCAACGCGATCCGCCACACCCATCGAGGCGGAATCCTCGTCGCCTGCCGTCGGGTCGGCAATGCGGTGCGCATCGAGGTCTGGGACAGCGGGCCCGGCATTCCCCCCGAGGCTCGTGAATCGATCTTCGATGAGCTGGTGCAACTCGACAACCCGGAGCGCGATCCCGAGAAAGGCCTCGGCCTGGGTCTGGCGATCGTCCGCAAGTCCGCTACCCTGCTCGGCCACCCGGTGACGCTCTGTTCGCGCGTGGGCCATGGCTCGCGTTTTGCGCTGACGGTGCCGCTCACCTCTGCGCCCTCCGGCAGCAGCTCCAGCGAGGAGCGACAGCCTGCGCCGCAAGCCGTCATCCTGCTGCTCGGACCAATGACCCCCGAACGAGAGGAACTTGCACGTTTGCTCGAGAATTGGCAATTCGCGGTAATGCGTGCGAGCGATCCCGACACGGCCCGGATCGACGCAAGCCACCCGCCGGGCTGCGTCATTCTCGATCTGCCGGGCGGCGCAGCCGGTATCGAACGCGGTCTGGCATGGATCGAGCGGATCACCACGGCCATCGGCCGTCCATTACCTGCCCTGATCGTCAGCAGCGGGCCGGTGCCCTCGCTCGGCGAGCAGTCCGCGGGGGTTCCACGCCTCATGTTAAGCCGGCCCTTCCGGCCGGCGCGCCTGCGCGCACTGCTCGACCGCCTGCTGGCGGATCACGAAGCTTTGTCTTGA
- the hemB gene encoding porphobilinogen synthase — MIIKGVFPGTRMRRMRRDEFSRRLMRESVLTAADLIYPVFVLEGTKKTEPVASMPGVTRMTLDHLLPVAEKVLKLGIPAIALFPVIDAAKKSEDASEAWNPQGLVPTVVATLKKEFPELGVITDVALDPYTSHGQDGLIDASGYVMNDETIEALVKQALTHAHAGADVVAPSDMMDGRVKAIRAALDDAKLIHTRILAYSAKYASSFYGPFRDAVGSAANLGKGNKTTYQMDPANSDEALREVALDLDEGADMVMVKPGMPYLDIVRRVKDTFGVPTFAYQVSGEYAMLKAAAQNGWLDHDAVMLEALLAFKRAGADGILTYFALEAAAMLQR, encoded by the coding sequence ATGATCATCAAGGGAGTTTTTCCAGGCACCCGCATGCGGCGCATGCGCCGCGACGAATTTTCCCGCCGGCTGATGCGCGAGTCGGTGCTCACCGCCGCCGATTTGATCTATCCGGTGTTCGTGCTGGAGGGCACGAAAAAGACCGAACCGGTCGCCTCGATGCCTGGGGTGACGCGCATGACCCTCGATCATTTGCTGCCGGTGGCGGAAAAGGTGCTGAAATTGGGCATTCCGGCCATCGCCTTGTTCCCGGTGATCGACGCCGCGAAGAAAAGCGAGGATGCCAGCGAGGCGTGGAATCCGCAGGGTCTGGTGCCGACCGTCGTCGCGACGCTCAAAAAAGAGTTTCCTGAATTGGGCGTGATCACGGACGTGGCGCTCGACCCCTACACCAGCCACGGTCAGGACGGGTTGATCGACGCCAGCGGTTATGTCATGAACGACGAGACCATCGAAGCGTTGGTGAAGCAGGCGCTCACCCACGCACATGCCGGCGCCGATGTCGTGGCGCCCTCGGACATGATGGACGGACGCGTCAAAGCGATCCGCGCCGCGCTCGACGACGCCAAGCTGATCCACACGCGCATCCTCGCCTATTCGGCCAAGTATGCGTCGAGCTTCTACGGCCCGTTCCGCGACGCGGTCGGTTCCGCAGCCAACCTCGGCAAAGGCAACAAAACTACCTACCAGATGGATCCGGCGAACTCGGACGAGGCGCTGCGCGAAGTGGCGCTCGATCTCGACGAGGGCGCCGACATGGTGATGGTCAAGCCGGGTATGCCCTATCTCGACATCGTGCGGCGGGTGAAAGACACCTTCGGCGTGCCGACTTTCGCTTATCAGGTGAGTGGTGAGTATGCGATGCTCAAGGCCGCTGCGCAGAACGGCTGGCTCGACCACGACGCAGTGATGCTGGAGGCGCTGCTCGCCTTCAAGCGTGCCGGCGCGGATGGCATCCTCACTTATTTTGCGTTGGAGGCGGCAGCAATGCTGCAAAGATGA
- a CDS encoding pyrimidine 5'-nucleotidase — protein sequence MTGRVWLFDLDNTLHDANPHIFPAISRAMGEYVAHRVGLDEQEARQLRDHYWRRYGATLTGLVRHHGVDPHHFLATTHAFLDYLPRMLVHEPALRHVLKRLPGRKIVFSNAPRRYVEAVLELIGLRSLIDGIWCIERLRFTPKPHGAAFRRLLSRERLDARRCILVEDTPANLRAAKRLGMTTVLVSRAQQVPAYVDRRIKSVLELPKLGLSR from the coding sequence ATGACTGGCCGGGTCTGGCTGTTCGACCTCGACAACACGCTGCATGACGCCAATCCGCACATCTTTCCCGCCATCAGCCGGGCGATGGGCGAATACGTGGCGCACCGGGTCGGACTCGATGAGCAGGAAGCCAGGCAGCTGCGCGATCATTACTGGCGCCGTTACGGCGCGACGCTGACGGGCCTGGTGCGGCATCACGGCGTCGATCCGCATCACTTCCTTGCTACAACCCACGCCTTCCTCGACTATCTGCCGCGGATGCTGGTTCATGAACCGGCGCTGCGCCATGTGCTGAAACGGCTGCCGGGCCGTAAGATCGTGTTCTCCAACGCGCCGCGCCGTTATGTCGAGGCAGTACTCGAACTGATCGGCCTCCGGTCGTTGATCGACGGTATCTGGTGCATTGAGCGCCTGCGCTTCACGCCGAAGCCGCACGGCGCGGCGTTCCGTCGCCTGCTTTCCCGTGAACGGCTCGATGCGCGCCGTTGCATCCTCGTCGAGGACACGCCGGCCAACCTGCGTGCCGCCAAGCGGCTGGGGATGACCACCGTGCTCGTCAGCCGCGCGCAGCAAGTGCCCGCTTACGTCGATCGGCGCATAAAATCGGTGCTCGAATTGCCGAAACTGGGACTGAGCCGATGA
- a CDS encoding ComF family protein, giving the protein MTLKALLTPWLDQLLPRACLLCGAHSHTPVCEDCTADLPRLGGALCPVCATPLGVPASACGTCLKSPPAYDATFAPLRYAFPVDALVHQLKYGCRLASADFFSRFMLAGPRPEVDLLMPVPLSRQRLRERGFNQALEIARPLARALGLPIDATSLYRQRDTLPQSRLPWRERQGNVRHAFACSRNLAGLTVIVVDDVMTTGATLAAVATTLKAQGAARIVNWAATRAVSRGPA; this is encoded by the coding sequence GTGACCCTGAAAGCGCTCCTCACTCCATGGCTCGACCAACTGCTGCCGCGCGCCTGTCTGCTCTGCGGGGCGCATAGCCACACCCCCGTCTGCGAGGACTGCACGGCCGATTTGCCGCGGCTTGGCGGCGCCCTCTGCCCGGTCTGCGCCACCCCGCTGGGCGTGCCGGCGAGCGCCTGCGGCACCTGTCTGAAATCCCCGCCCGCCTACGATGCGACCTTCGCCCCGCTGCGCTACGCCTTCCCGGTGGATGCCTTGGTGCATCAGCTCAAATACGGGTGCCGTCTCGCCAGCGCCGATTTTTTCAGTCGTTTCATGCTGGCCGGCCCCCGGCCGGAAGTCGACCTGCTGATGCCGGTACCCCTCTCACGGCAACGGCTGCGCGAGCGCGGCTTCAACCAGGCGCTGGAAATCGCCCGGCCGTTGGCACGGGCGCTGGGCCTGCCGATCGACGCCACCAGCCTCTACCGCCAGCGCGACACGCTGCCGCAAAGCCGCCTGCCCTGGCGGGAACGGCAAGGCAACGTGCGCCATGCTTTCGCCTGCAGCCGCAATCTTGCCGGCCTGACGGTGATCGTCGTCGATGACGTGATGACGACCGGCGCAACCCTCGCTGCCGTCGCCACAACGCTCAAGGCGCAAGGCGCCGCGCGTATCGTCAATTGGGCGGCGACGCGAGCAGTAAGCAGGGGCCCCGCATAG
- the yihA gene encoding ribosome biogenesis GTP-binding protein YihA/YsxC, translating into MSASLFRHACFEISVADPQNLPQAGGAEIAFAGRSNAGKSSAINALAGHTRLAYVSKTPGRTQLINVFRLKCGAALVDLPGYGYAEVPDAVRRQWQNLLEHYLTQRTALIGLVLIMDARRPFTELDRQMIEWFGRTGKPIHCLLTKADKLSRQEQTKTLALACRLASAEFPDVPITLQLFSSLKKTGIEEVEQVIGRWLGLKEKGPSAKGEKAESPNAPTSVEAPAQGGKAGDDSTPSMH; encoded by the coding sequence ATGAGCGCTTCCCTTTTCCGCCACGCCTGTTTCGAGATTTCCGTCGCCGATCCGCAGAACCTTCCCCAGGCTGGCGGCGCGGAAATCGCCTTTGCGGGCCGATCGAATGCCGGCAAGTCATCGGCGATCAATGCCTTGGCCGGTCACACGCGACTCGCCTACGTCTCGAAAACGCCGGGACGCACTCAGCTGATCAATGTATTTCGTCTCAAATGCGGCGCGGCGCTCGTCGATCTTCCAGGCTATGGCTACGCCGAGGTGCCGGATGCCGTGCGCCGGCAATGGCAAAACCTGCTCGAGCATTATCTGACCCAGCGCACCGCGCTGATCGGGTTGGTGCTGATCATGGATGCGCGCCGCCCGTTTACCGAGCTCGACCGGCAGATGATCGAGTGGTTCGGCCGCACCGGCAAGCCGATCCACTGTCTGCTCACCAAGGCCGACAAGCTGAGCCGGCAGGAACAGACGAAGACCTTGGCCTTGGCGTGCCGTCTCGCCAGCGCCGAGTTTCCTGACGTGCCGATCACACTGCAGCTTTTTTCCAGCCTGAAGAAGACCGGGATCGAGGAAGTCGAGCAGGTGATCGGCAGATGGCTGGGCCTGAAAGAGAAAGGGCCCTCGGCCAAAGGGGAGAAAGCCGAGAGCCCAAATGCCCCGACGAGCGTCGAGGCACCCGCTCAGGGAGGAAAAGCGGGGGACGATTCAACACCGTCCATGCACTAA